From Equus przewalskii isolate Varuska chromosome 30, EquPr2, whole genome shotgun sequence, a single genomic window includes:
- the SKIDA1 gene encoding SKI/DACH domain-containing protein 1, whose product MGDLKSGFEEVDGVRLGYLIIKGKQMFALSQVFTDLLKNIPRTTVHKRMDHLKVKKHHCDLEELRKLKAINSIAFHAAKCTLISREDVEALYTSCKTERVLKTKRRKVGRDLATKAPPPERAAAAASPRPGFWKDKHQLWRGLSGAARPLPISAQSPRPGAAAARPAAHLPQIFSKYPGSQYPEIVRSPCKPPLNYETVPLQGNYVAFHSDPAYFRSLLCSKHPAAAAAAAAAAAAAAAAAAAAYYQAAGPQPKAAAGAGGPVSLTYRCRRKRGAAKDCLLAPHAGARRLLLLPRSYKAKAAAAAAAAAAAAAAAGATCLERFHLVNSFCPPPHHHHHHHHHHHHHHHHHRAQQPQQNHHPPHHHRPQPHLGSFPESCSSDSESSSYSDHAANDSDFGSSLSSSSNSVSSEEEEEEGEEEEEEEEEEEEEEGGSGASDSSEVSSEEEDSSTESDSSSGSSQVSVQSIRFRRTSFCKPPSVQAQANFLYHLASAAAATKPAAFEDAGRLPDLKSSVKAESPEEWNLQSWAPKASPVYCPASLGSCFTEIRNDRVSEITFPHSEISSTVKRTDLTINCLAEGASSPSPKTNNAFPQQRILREARKCLQATPTPHCADNNTIAARFFNTASSGAAANSEKDSKIPPCPEYATDLPSSQTDPEVDAAAAATKAENPCTDTGDKTLPFLHNIKIKVEDSSANEEYEPDLITNKLKCECNDTKGEFYSVTESKEEDALLTTAKEGFACPERETPSFNPLAPSRGLSCTLGSPKPEDGEYKFGARVRKNYRTLVLGKRPVLQTPPVKPNLKSARSPRPTGKTETHEGTLDDFTVINRRKKVASNVASAVKRPFNFMANFPCPPSLIIGKDGDLWPAYSLNTTKDSQPPHKAHPIWKWQLGGSAIPLPPSHKFRKFNS is encoded by the coding sequence ATGGGAGACCTGAAGTCAGGTTTTGAAGAGGTGGATGGCGTGAGGCTCGGCTACCTCATCATTaaaggaaagcaaatgtttgccCTCTCCCAAGTCTTCACGGATCTGCTGAAAAACATCCCGAGGACGACCGTGCACAAGCGCATGGATCATCTGAAAGTGAAAAAGCACCACTGCGATCTGGAGGAGTTGCGGAAACTCAAGGCAATCAACAGCATCGCCTTCCACGCCGCCAAATGCACGCTCATCTCCCGGGAAGACGTGGAAGCGCTCTACACCTCCTGCAAAACCGAGCGTGTCCTCAAGACCAAGCGCAGGAAGGTCGGCCGGGACCTGGCCACAAAGGCGCCGCCGCCAgagcgcgccgccgccgccgccagccccCGCCCGGGTTTTTGGAAGGACAAGCACCAACTTTGGCGGGGCCTGAGCGGAGCCGCGCGGCCCCTGCCAATCAGCGCGCAGTCCCCGCGccccggcgccgccgccgcgcgccccGCCGCCCATCTACCTCAGATTTTTAGCAAGTACCCGGGCTCGCAGTACCCGGAAATCGTGCGCTCGCCTTGCAAACCCCCTCTAAACTATGAAACCGTCCCGCTCCAGGGAAACTACGTCGCTTTCCACTCGGACCCTGCTTATTTTCGGAGCCTGCTGTGCAGCAAGCACCCggccgccgccgcagccgccgccgccgccgctgccgccgccgccgccgccgccgccgctgcctaCTACCAGGCGGCCGGGCCCCAGCCCaaggcggcggcgggcgcgggagGCCCGGTGAGCCTGACCTACCGGTGCAGGCGCAAGCGCGGGGCCGCCAAGGACTGCCTGCTCGCGCCGCACGCCGGCGCCCGCCGCCTGCTGCTCCTGCCCAGGTCCTACAAAGCCaaggcggcggccgcggcggcggcagcggcggcggcggcggcggccgccggGGCCACTTGCCTGGAGAGGTTTCATCTGGTTAACAGCTTCTGCCcgcctccccaccaccaccatcaccaccatcaccaccaccaccaccaccaccaccaccaccgggCCCAGCAGCCGCAGCAGAATCACCACCCCCCTCATCACCACCGGCCGCAGCCCCATCTGGGCAGCTTTCCCGAGAGTTGTAGCAGCGACTCCGAGTCCAGCTCCTACTCGGACCATGCAGCCAACGACTCAGATTTTGGCTCCAGTTTGTCCAGCTCCAGCAACTCTGTGTCCtcggaggaagaggaggaggagggagaggaggaggaggaggaggaagaggaggaggaagaggaggaggggggcagTGGGGCCTCAGATTCCAGTGAAGTCAGCTCGGAGGAGGAGGACTCGTCCACGGAGTCGGACTCCAGCTCCGGCTCCAGCCAAGTGTCAGTGCAGAGCATCCGTTTCAGGCGCACCAGCTTCTGCAAGCCTCCCAGCGTGCAGGCGCAGGCCAACTTCTTGTACCATCTGGCCTCCGCCGCCGCTGCAACCAAACCCGCTGCTTTCGAGGATGCCGGCAGACTTCCCGACCTCAAGAGTAGTGTCAAAGCGGAGTCGCCGGAGGAGTGGAATCTGCAGAGCTGGGCCCCCAAAGCGTCTCCGGTGTACTGCCCGGCCAGCCTGGGGAGTTGTTTCACAGAGATAAGGAACGATAGGGTATCTGAGATTACATTCCCACACTCTGAAATTTCCAGTACTGTAAAGAGAACTGACCTGACAATTAACTGCCTGGCGGAGGGGGCCTCTTCACCTAGCCCAAAGACAAACAATGCAtttccacaacaaagaatactcCGAGAGGCTAGGAAATGCCTACAAGCAACTCCTACTCCACACTGTGCAGATAACAACACAATAGCTGCTAGGTTTTTCAACACTGCTTCTTCAGGAGCAGCAGCAAATTCAGAGAAAGATTCCAAAATTCCTCCTTGTCCAGAATATGCTACGGATTTGCCCTCTTCGCAAACCGATCCTGAGGTggatgcagcagcagcagccacgaAGGCCGAGAACCCCTGCACTGACACAGGCGACAAGACATTGCCATTTCTGCACAATATTAAAATCAAAGTAGAAGACAGTAGTGCTAATGAAGAATATGAACCTGACCTTATTACAAATAAGCTAAAGTGTGAGTGCAATGATACGAAGGGTGAGTTTTACAGTGTGACTGAAAGTAAAGAGGAGGACGCCTTGCTAACCACAGCCAAGGAAGGTTTTGCATGCCCTGAAAGAGAAACTCCTTCCTTCAATCCACTGGCTCCGAGTCGGGGCCTTTCATGCACTTTAGGTTCTCCAAAACCTGAGGATGGGGAATATAAATTTGGTGCCAGGGTGAGAAAAAATTACCGGACACTAGTACTGGGAAAGCGACCTGTCCTTCAGACACCTCCAGTCAAACCAAATTTGAAATCAGCTAGAAGTCCTCGTCCTACAGGTAAAACTGAGACACATGAAGGAACACTGGATGATTTTACAGTTATAAACAGACGCAAAAAGGTAGCCAGCAATGTAGCATCAGCAGTGAAAAGGCCATTTAATTTCATGGCAAATTTTCCTTGTCCACCATCCCTCATTATTGGGAAGGATGGGGATTTGTGGCCTGCATATTCCTTAAACACCACTAAGGATTCCCAACCTCCTCACAAGGCCCATCCTATATGGAAATGGCAGCTGGGCGGTTCTGCAATACCTCTCCCACCTAGtcacaaattcaggaaatttaattcataa